A genomic window from Populus alba chromosome 19, ASM523922v2, whole genome shotgun sequence includes:
- the LOC118056763 gene encoding uncharacterized protein: protein MFHLSHNLSKPNSIACSRFNLQPHNTSRLPISHITPPRKVTSFSKNPNILIPRCTPQDTISLSITTTREDRADDGIFTKENEVLVLETPEGSKKNFWGAVSLIIGTAVGPGMLGLPTATIRSGSFTSTIAIILCWVYVISSIILVAELSFAAMQEDGVAEVSFTGLATKALGSKFGAFVAVVYASLSFSLLVACVSGIGSIVSQWFPWMNVVLAHALFPVAAGIVIGFFPFKVIDTANRLLCLLMLFSITSLVAIGLSVARTNILASLVPTSLSISAILPAIPVTVLTLGFHVITPFICKIAGNSVSEARKAVLIGGAVPLIMVLSWNLIVLGLAGANTATTSNDPISLLLSVNPSALSAVQGFAFSALATSLIGYAVSFPRQLLDTLELIFTKTKSEKQIHTQCQIFANGDSAGRIGFVTFSGRRNLGNTGRASFDGTRCFAASEVKPPSSTAESNAFHHKFVMMLVLGVPILIGSFFRSTFSRALDFAGVYANCFLFGILPPVMAYVQQSRKKLRSSILPGEDITLLLLFSIAVILGIWH, encoded by the exons ATGTTTCATCTTTCCCACAACCTATCCAAACCCAATTCAATCGCATGCTCAAGATTCAATCTTCAACCCCACAACACTTCCAGGCTCCCCATTTCCCACATTACCCCACCCAGGAAAGTTACTTCATTTTctaaaaaccctaacattcTCATTCCTAGGTGCACACCACAAGATACCATTTCACTTTCCATCACTACTACTCGTGAGGATAGAGCGGACGATGGTATATTTACCAAGGAAAATGAAGTTCTGGTATTAGAAACTCCAGAAGGAAGTAAAAAGAATTTCTGGGGTGCTGTCAGTTTGATTATTGGCACTGCTGTAGGGCCTGGAATGCTGGGCTTACCAACCGCAACTATAAGGTCTGGTTCTTTTACATCAACAATCGCCATCATCCTTTGTTGGGTTTATGTAATCTCCTCTATCATTCTTGTTGCTGAACTTAGTTTTGCTGCTATGCAAGAAGATGGAGTTGCAGAGGTGAGCTTCACTGGCCTTGCAACAAAAGCATTAGGAAGCAAATTTGGTGCTTTTGTGGCGGTGGTTTATGCTAGCTTAAGTTTTTCTTTGCTAGTAGCATGTGTTTCAGGCATTGGTTCAATAGTATCACAGTGGTTTCCATGGATGAATGTTGTGTTGGCTCATGCTTTGTTTCCTGTTGCTGCTGGGATTGTAATTGGGTTCTTCCCTTTTAAGGTCATTGATACTGCTAACAGGCTTTTATGCTTGCTAATGCTTTTCTCCATAACTTCACTGGTAGCTATTGGTTTGTCTGTGGCCAGAACAAATATATTAGCCTCCCTTGTTCCCACCTCGTTGAGTATTTCAGCAATCTTGCCTGCTATCCCTGTAACCGTACTTACGTTGGGGTTCCATGTTATCACCCCTTTTATATGTAAGATTGCTGGGAATTCTGTATCTGAGGCTAGAAAAGCAGTGCTGATTGGTGGAGCTGTTCCTTTGATAATGGTTTTGTCATGGAATTTGATTGTTTTGGGGCTTGCAGGTGCTAACACGGCCACCACCTCCAATGACCCAATCTCTCTCTTGCTCTCTGTCAATCCTTCTGCTTTATCTGCTGTCCAGGGCTTTGCATTTTCGGCTTTGGCAACTAGCTTGATAGGTTATGCAGTTAGCTTTCCGAGACAGCTTCTTGATACCTTGGAGTTGATCTTCACAAAAACTAAATCTGAAAAACAGATTCACACTCAATGTCAAATATTTGCTAATGGGGATAGTGCTGGTAGAATTGGATTCGTAACCTTTTCTGGTCGGCGTAATCTTGGAAATACAGGGAGGGCTTCATTTGATGGAACAAGGTGTTTTGCTGCATCAGAAGTGAAACCACCATCAAGCACGGCCGAGTCTAATGCATTCCACCATAAATTTGTAATGATGCTTGTACTTGGTGTTCCCATTCTTATAGGATCCTTCTTTCGCTCAACCTTTTCAAGAGCTCTTGATTTTGCTGGAGTTTATGCAAATTGCTTCCTGTTTGGCATACTTCCTCCAGTAATGGCATATGTACAGCAATCCAGGAAGAAGCTCAG GTCATCCATTCTTCCAGGGGAAGATATCACTCTTCTACTACTTTTTAGCATTGCTGTCATTTTGGGGATATGGCATTAG